In Selenihalanaerobacter shriftii, the genomic window AAGGTGTCTAAATCTGCCTTAGTCTTCAAAAATAATGTTCTGGTCTGTTGAATTATCTCTGGACTTAACCTATCTGCATCTAGTCCAACTAAAGCTCTTGCCCAATCTAGAGTTTCTGAAATCGATGGTTTCTTTTTCAAATCTAAATTAACCCTTAAATAACTTATAGCCATAGCTATCTGTCGTGATAATTCCTCTCCAATACCTGGTACTTTAGTTCTAATAATTTCTACTTCTTTTTCAATAGATGGTAATTCAATATATAGGAATACACATCTCCTCTTTAAACCATCTGACAATTCACGATTAGCGTTACTAGTTAAAACTACTATCGGCTTCTGTTTAGCTTTAATAGTACCTAGCTCTGGAATAGAAACTTGAAAGTCAGATAATAGTTCAAACAAGAATGCTTCAAATTCTTCATCTGTCTTATCAATTTCATCAATCAATAAAACTGGTCGTTTTTCTGTTCTAATGGCTCTTAAAAGCGGACGTTGTAATAAGTACTCTTCGGAAAAAATATTATCTTCAATTAAATCTTCAGATTTATTATCCTTATTAATTTGAATATTAATTAACTGCTTTTGATAATTCCATTCATATAAAGCTTTATTTTCATCTAATCCTTCATAACACTGTAATCTAATTAACTCAGTATCAAATATATTACTTAATACCTTGGAAATTTCAGTCTTGCCAACCCCTGGTTCACCAGTAATTAATAATGGTTTTTCTAAAGTCAAAGATAAATAAGTTGGGACAATTATTTCCTCATTACAGATATA contains:
- a CDS encoding AAA family ATPase, translating into MEITKEELSESFKRENYICNEEIIVPTYLSLTLEKPLLITGEPGVGKTEISKVLSNIFDTELIRLQCYEGLDENKALYEWNYQKQLINIQINKDNKSEDLIEDNIFSEEYLLQRPLLRAIRTEKRPVLLIDEIDKTDEEFEAFLFELLSDFQVSIPELGTIKAKQKPIVVLTSNANRELSDGLKRRCVFLYIELPSIEKEVEIIRTKVPGIGEELSRQIAMAISYLRVNLDLKKKPSISETLDWARALVGLDADRLSPEIIQQTRTLFLKTKADLDTFEGLGAEKLQEKL